In one Bacteroides intestinalis DSM 17393 genomic region, the following are encoded:
- a CDS encoding RNA polymerase sigma factor, producing the protein MMDQKKIQELISRSQQEDAAAFSLLVSTFQPLVFRLAFRLLCDEDEAKDMVQETFVKVWLALGKYNGECRFSTWIYKITCNTCYDRLRSLYHSPLDNEADYSVSVNISSDDNVELAVVNKQLRELILRYTDELSPRQRLIFTLRDIEELDVPEVQTITGLSAGIIKTTLYLARKNIRNKMNQIDAGL; encoded by the coding sequence ATGATGGACCAGAAAAAAATACAAGAGCTTATAAGTAGGAGCCAGCAGGAGGATGCAGCAGCATTCTCTCTGCTGGTTTCTACGTTTCAGCCACTTGTATTCCGGCTTGCTTTCCGATTGTTGTGCGACGAAGATGAGGCTAAAGATATGGTACAGGAAACCTTTGTAAAGGTGTGGCTGGCACTGGGTAAATATAATGGTGAGTGCCGTTTCTCTACCTGGATTTATAAAATCACTTGCAATACTTGTTATGACCGTCTGCGTTCCCTGTACCATTCACCACTCGATAATGAAGCAGATTATTCCGTTTCCGTGAATATCTCGTCAGATGATAATGTAGAATTGGCAGTGGTGAACAAGCAACTGCGTGAACTAATCCTGAGATATACCGATGAACTGTCTCCCCGGCAAAGGTTGATTTTTACATTACGGGATATTGAGGAATTGGATGTGCCGGAGGTGCAAACCATCACCGGACTTTCTGCCGGAATCATTAAAACCACTCTTTACCTGGCCCGGAAGAATATACGAAACAAAATGAATCAAATAGATGCTGGCTTATGA